In Curtobacterium sp. MCPF17_002, one genomic interval encodes:
- a CDS encoding aminotransferase class I/II-fold pyridoxal phosphate-dependent enzyme: MRQAGPWLRAAEGAMLLGPDGVPAPTVFAEMSALAAATGSINLGQGFPDEDGPAEVLDAAVDAIRQGVNQYPPGRGTPDLRAAISEHQAHWYGLQVDPDRQVLVTAGATEALAATLLALVEPGDEVITFEPFYDAYGALIRLAGATHVTVPLTAPDFLPDEDTLRAAFSDRTRAVLVNTPHNPTGRVLPAEVLATVVELAEQYDALIVTDEVYEHLTFDVPHVPIATLPGAAERTVTVSSAGKTFSTTGWKVGWLTASPALVDAITTVKQYLTFVNGAPFQPAVATGLRLPDTVFTGIAAELSAKHELLAGGLRAAGFDVMRPDGGYFVLADVAPLGYTDAREFCLRLPELAGVVGVPVSAFVRPDHAVGYRSLVRFAFCKRRDVLADAAARLSGLADRT; encoded by the coding sequence ATGCGTCAGGCAGGACCCTGGTTGCGAGCAGCCGAGGGAGCGATGCTCCTCGGACCGGACGGCGTCCCGGCCCCGACCGTCTTCGCCGAGATGAGCGCCCTCGCCGCCGCGACCGGGTCGATCAACCTCGGGCAGGGGTTCCCGGACGAGGACGGCCCCGCCGAAGTGCTCGACGCGGCCGTCGACGCCATCCGCCAGGGCGTCAACCAGTACCCGCCGGGGCGTGGGACCCCGGACCTCCGCGCGGCGATCAGCGAGCACCAGGCGCACTGGTACGGCCTGCAGGTCGATCCGGACCGCCAGGTGCTCGTCACGGCCGGCGCGACGGAGGCCCTCGCCGCCACGCTCCTCGCCCTCGTCGAGCCGGGCGACGAGGTGATCACCTTCGAGCCCTTCTACGACGCGTACGGCGCCCTCATCCGGCTCGCCGGAGCGACCCACGTCACGGTCCCCCTCACCGCGCCGGACTTCCTGCCCGACGAGGACACGCTCCGCGCCGCGTTCTCCGACCGCACCCGGGCCGTGCTCGTGAACACGCCGCACAACCCGACCGGTCGGGTCCTCCCGGCCGAGGTGCTCGCCACCGTCGTCGAACTCGCGGAGCAGTACGACGCCCTCATCGTCACCGACGAGGTCTACGAGCACCTCACGTTCGACGTCCCGCACGTGCCGATCGCGACGCTGCCCGGCGCCGCCGAGCGGACCGTGACCGTCTCGAGCGCTGGGAAGACCTTCAGCACCACGGGCTGGAAGGTCGGCTGGCTCACGGCTTCGCCGGCCCTCGTCGACGCGATCACGACCGTCAAGCAGTACCTGACCTTCGTGAACGGCGCACCGTTCCAGCCGGCGGTCGCCACGGGGCTCCGGCTGCCGGACACGGTGTTCACCGGCATCGCGGCCGAGCTCTCGGCGAAGCACGAGCTGCTCGCCGGCGGGCTCCGCGCCGCGGGCTTCGACGTGATGCGCCCCGACGGCGGGTACTTCGTCCTCGCCGACGTGGCACCGCTCGGCTACACCGACGCACGGGAGTTCTGCCTCCGCCTGCCCGAGCTCGCCGGCGTCGTCGGTGTGCCGGTCTCCGCGTTCGTCCGGCCCGACCACGCCGTCGGCTACCGCTCACTCGTCCGGTTCGCGTTCTGCAAGCGACGAGACGTCCTCGCGGACGCGGCGGCCCGTCTGTCGGGTCTCGCGGACCGCACCTGA
- a CDS encoding UPF0182 family protein yields MVTIIVLAALVIAFFIFASLYTDYAWFAQLGFQQVLTTRWIAGTLMFFAGFLGMAVPVYLSIAIAFRFRPVYAKLNSQLDRYQQVIEPLRRAVMIGIPVVLGIFAGLSTAGRWSMVLEYFNRTPFGKTDPQFGLDIGFYVFELPFWRSIVAYSSAVVLIAGLAALAACYLYGAMRFGGREVRISKAARIQLAITAAVYIALQAVSLWLDQYAALTKSNSLITGAQYTEVNAVIPGREIMAGIAAIVAILFIVTAVIGRWRISIVGTGLLLVAAIVIGGIYPWIVQRLQVKPSERTFESAYIERNIKATRDAYGVSGVQEQNYDATTEASSGALAQDAQTTANIRLIDPKIVSDTFSQLQQYRQYYQFPDELDVDRYDVKGQTEDTVIAVRDIDLDGLSSQANTPYNRAFVYTHGYGVTAAFGNQRASDGKPVFLESGIPSNGALGDFQQRVYFGETSPAYSIVGAPKGSKNVELDYPSGSDDDNGGNATTTYSGNGGPSLGNFFNRLVYAAKFQSEQILLSDAVNQDSQILYDRDPISRVQKVAPYLTLDSDAYPAIVDHRIQWVVDGYTTSDAYPYSQSQSLSDSIAGAESSAYRTDQVNYIRNSVKATVDAYTGKVTLYSWDTKDPVLKTWQKIFPTSVKPVSQMSAELLDHVRYPTDLFKVQRSILGTYHVTNANSFYSGDDAWNTPQEPTSGTNDTSDTADTSTTTNSGTSALGTTTTTTRANLQDPYYLTMKVPGQGTAYTLYTTYIPQQSAGSNNRNVLTGYLAVDSDAGGAGKGKKGSGYGKLTLLTMPKTDNIPGPAQVQNLFNSDTTVSQELNILKRGNSTVKQGNLLTLPVGGGFLYVQPVYVQSTSSGSYPLLQKVLVAFGDKIAFEDTLDEALNSLFGGDSGAAAGDQGASGSDSGSSDSGSSDSGSSDSGSSDSGSTGGSTGDSGSGTTDNAALRKALSDAKQALQDRQDAYADNDLVAAAEADQRLQDAIQAATEAESGS; encoded by the coding sequence GTGGTCACGATCATCGTGCTGGCAGCACTGGTGATCGCCTTCTTCATCTTCGCGAGCCTGTACACCGACTACGCGTGGTTCGCGCAGCTCGGCTTCCAGCAGGTCCTGACCACGCGGTGGATCGCCGGGACGCTGATGTTCTTCGCCGGCTTCCTCGGGATGGCGGTCCCCGTCTACCTGAGCATCGCGATCGCCTTCCGGTTCCGGCCGGTGTACGCGAAGCTCAACTCGCAGCTGGACCGCTACCAGCAGGTCATCGAGCCGCTGCGCCGCGCCGTCATGATCGGCATCCCGGTCGTGCTCGGCATCTTCGCCGGGCTGTCGACCGCCGGGCGCTGGAGCATGGTGCTCGAGTACTTCAACCGGACGCCGTTCGGCAAGACCGACCCGCAGTTCGGGTTGGACATCGGCTTCTACGTGTTCGAGCTGCCGTTCTGGCGTTCGATCGTGGCGTACTCGTCGGCCGTCGTGCTCATCGCCGGCCTCGCCGCGCTCGCCGCCTGCTACCTCTACGGGGCGATGCGCTTCGGCGGGCGTGAGGTCCGCATCTCGAAGGCCGCGCGGATCCAGCTCGCGATCACCGCCGCCGTCTACATCGCCCTGCAGGCCGTCAGCCTCTGGCTCGACCAGTACGCGGCGCTCACCAAGTCGAACTCGCTCATCACCGGTGCCCAGTACACCGAGGTGAACGCGGTCATCCCGGGCCGCGAGATCATGGCGGGCATCGCGGCGATCGTCGCGATCCTCTTCATCGTCACGGCGGTCATCGGCCGCTGGCGCATCTCGATCGTCGGCACCGGGCTGCTGCTCGTCGCGGCGATCGTCATCGGCGGCATCTACCCGTGGATCGTCCAGCGCCTGCAGGTGAAGCCGTCCGAGCGGACCTTCGAGTCCGCGTACATCGAGCGCAACATCAAGGCGACCCGTGACGCGTACGGCGTCTCGGGTGTGCAGGAGCAGAACTACGACGCCACGACCGAGGCGAGCTCCGGCGCCCTCGCGCAGGACGCCCAGACGACGGCGAACATCCGCCTCATCGACCCGAAGATCGTCTCCGACACCTTCAGCCAGCTGCAGCAGTACCGGCAGTACTACCAGTTCCCGGACGAGCTCGACGTCGACCGCTACGACGTCAAGGGCCAGACCGAGGACACCGTGATCGCGGTCCGCGACATCGACCTCGACGGGCTGAGCTCGCAGGCCAACACGCCGTACAACCGTGCGTTCGTCTACACCCACGGCTACGGCGTCACCGCGGCGTTCGGCAACCAGCGCGCGAGCGACGGCAAGCCGGTGTTCCTCGAGTCGGGCATCCCGTCGAACGGTGCACTGGGTGACTTCCAGCAGCGCGTGTACTTCGGCGAGACCTCGCCGGCGTACTCGATCGTGGGTGCGCCGAAGGGGTCGAAGAACGTCGAGCTCGACTACCCGTCCGGCTCCGACGACGACAACGGCGGCAACGCCACGACGACGTACTCCGGCAACGGTGGACCGAGCCTCGGCAACTTCTTCAACCGACTCGTCTACGCGGCGAAGTTCCAGTCGGAGCAGATCCTGCTGTCGGACGCGGTGAACCAGGACTCGCAGATCCTCTACGACCGCGACCCGATCTCCCGCGTGCAGAAGGTCGCCCCGTACCTGACGCTCGACAGCGACGCCTACCCGGCGATCGTCGACCACCGCATCCAGTGGGTCGTCGACGGCTACACGACGAGCGACGCGTACCCGTACTCGCAGAGCCAGAGCCTGTCGGACAGCATCGCGGGGGCCGAGAGCTCGGCCTACCGCACCGACCAGGTGAACTACATCCGGAACTCCGTGAAGGCCACGGTCGACGCGTACACCGGCAAGGTGACGCTGTACTCGTGGGACACGAAGGACCCGGTCCTGAAGACCTGGCAGAAGATCTTCCCGACGTCGGTCAAGCCGGTGTCGCAGATGAGCGCCGAGCTCCTCGACCACGTGCGGTACCCGACCGACCTGTTCAAGGTGCAGCGGTCGATCCTCGGCACCTACCACGTGACGAACGCGAACTCGTTCTACTCGGGTGACGACGCGTGGAACACGCCACAGGAACCGACGTCGGGCACGAACGACACGTCCGACACCGCCGACACGTCGACCACGACGAACTCGGGGACGAGTGCTCTCGGGACGACCACGACGACGACCCGGGCCAACCTGCAGGATCCGTACTACCTGACGATGAAGGTGCCGGGGCAGGGGACCGCGTACACGCTGTACACGACCTACATACCGCAGCAGTCGGCAGGGTCGAACAACCGAAACGTGCTCACCGGGTACCTGGCGGTGGACTCCGACGCGGGCGGTGCCGGCAAGGGGAAGAAGGGCTCCGGCTACGGCAAACTCACGCTGTTGACGATGCCGAAGACGGACAACATCCCAGGTCCGGCGCAGGTGCAGAACCTCTTCAACTCGGACACCACGGTGTCGCAGGAGCTGAACATCCTGAAGCGGGGCAACTCGACCGTGAAGCAGGGCAACCTGCTGACGCTCCCGGTCGGTGGCGGCTTCCTCTACGTCCAGCCCGTCTACGTCCAGTCGACGTCGAGCGGCTCGTACCCCCTGCTGCAGAAGGTGCTCGTGGCCTTCGGCGACAAGATCGCGTTCGAGGACACCCTCGACGAAGCACTCAACAGCCTGTTCGGCGGTGACTCCGGTGCTGCCGCGGGTGACCAGGGCGCTTCCGGTTCGGACTCTGGTTCCTCGGACTCCGGCTCGTCGGACTCGGGTTCCTCGGACTCGGGCTCGTCGGACTCCGGTTCGACCGGCGGTTCGACGGGTGATTCGGGTTCGGGCACCACGGACAACGCCGCGCTGCGGAAGGCCCTGAGCGATGCGAAGCAGGCGCTGCAGGACCGCCAGGACGCCTACGCGGACAACGACCTGGTCGCTGCCGCAGAGGCGGACCAGCGTCTCCAGGACGCGATCCAGGCCGCGACCGAGGCCGAGAGCGGCAGCTGA
- a CDS encoding carbon-nitrogen hydrolase family protein yields MGTLTIAAAQFAPVDDPDANLETVRVAAVDAAARGAALLVTPEYTSYFTPDIDDRFVAAAQPLDGPFVAGLQEIARTTGIALVVGVAETADVPDRFRNTLVAVRPDGEIAVAYRKVHLYDAFGSRESDRIESGDPEQLPVFDLEGVRIGLETCYDLRFPEVTRRLAAPEHGAADVVVLPAEWVRGPGKEHHWRTLLTARAIENTVWVVGVGQTPPIGIGGSVVLDPSGVAVAAAGAVPGTLVATVDTTVTDAVRQTNPSLSLRRYDVVLREQPGGAAHLPA; encoded by the coding sequence ATGGGCACCCTGACGATCGCGGCGGCGCAGTTCGCGCCCGTGGACGACCCGGACGCGAACCTCGAGACGGTCCGGGTGGCAGCGGTCGACGCCGCCGCCCGCGGCGCAGCGCTCCTCGTCACCCCGGAGTACACGTCGTACTTCACGCCCGACATCGACGACCGGTTCGTGGCCGCCGCGCAACCGCTCGACGGCCCGTTCGTCGCCGGCCTGCAGGAGATCGCGCGGACGACCGGCATCGCGCTCGTCGTCGGCGTCGCCGAGACGGCCGACGTGCCGGACCGGTTCCGGAACACCCTCGTCGCAGTCCGACCCGACGGCGAGATCGCCGTGGCGTACCGGAAGGTGCACCTCTACGACGCGTTCGGCTCGCGGGAGTCCGACCGCATCGAGTCCGGCGACCCGGAACAGCTGCCGGTGTTCGACCTCGAGGGCGTCCGGATCGGCCTCGAGACCTGTTACGACCTCCGCTTCCCCGAGGTCACCCGCCGCCTCGCAGCCCCCGAGCACGGCGCCGCCGACGTCGTGGTCCTGCCGGCCGAGTGGGTCCGTGGCCCCGGCAAGGAACACCACTGGCGGACGCTCCTGACCGCCCGCGCCATCGAGAACACGGTGTGGGTCGTCGGCGTCGGTCAGACCCCGCCGATCGGCATCGGCGGATCGGTCGTGCTCGACCCCTCCGGAGTCGCCGTGGCCGCGGCGGGCGCCGTGCCCGGCACGCTCGTCGCGACCGTCGACACGACGGTCACGGACGCGGTCCGGCAGACCAACCCCTCGCTGTCACTGCGCCGCTACGACGTGGTGCTGCGCGAGCAGCCTGGAGGCGCGGCGCACCTCCCAGCGTGA